Within the Thermoanaerobaculales bacterium genome, the region ACGGCCTGCCCGACCTGCGGGCCTACGACCCGCTGCGGCCGCGGCCCTTCGTCGAGCTGATGGCGGCGCTCGGCGATCGCGACCCGATGCTCGGCGGCCCGCTGGGGTCGGCGCCGCCGCGGCTGTGCGGGGCGTGGTCGGTGCGCTTCCTGGTCAGCCCGCCCGGCAGGCAGGTGGCGGGCTGGGAACCGGCCTGGTCCGACGGCAGCGGCGCGATCTGGTCCAACCCGCACTGCCTGCCCGAGGTCCGGGTGGTGGGTCGCGTTCACCCTCTCGGCAACCACGACGGCTGGCGGCTGCTGGCTTCCGAGGGGCTCGAGTTCGCGCGCGAGGCGGTGGTTCCGGCCGGGACCGCCGCCGTCGCCGCGGGGCGCGCCGAGCTGGTCTCGCTGCGCGCGGAAGGGGAGCGGGTGCGCGCGGTCGTGAGCTGCGACGGGCCATGCCTGCTGGTGGCGGCGCGGCCGTGGGCGCCGGGGTGGCGCGCCACGGTCGACGGCCGGCCGGCACCGCTGGTGCGCGCGAACCTGGCTGGGCTCGGCGCCGTGTCGCCGGCCGGCGAGCACTCTGTCGAGCTACGCTACAACCCCTGGCGCTGGTGGCCGGGAAGCTGTGAAGGCGGCGAGCACATCGCCGATGGGCCGTAGCAGATCTACAGTTCGGGAACGGGGACGGGAACGGGATCGGGAACGGGGGGACCCCCAGCCCCAGATCCTAGATCCTAGATCCTAGATCCTAGATCCTAGATCCTAGATCCTCTCCCCTGGGTGGGAGGGGGCGCGAATGCCGGCCAGCGTCCACCCCTCGAGGGCGCGCAGGAAGCCCGCCTCCTCGTTCTTCCAGCGCCGCCACTCCCAGCCAAGCTCGGTGCGCAGGATCGGCCGCAGCGGCCGCAGCAGGGCGACCGCCTGCTCGGGGTCCCACATCCCGACCCGCACCCGGCGCAGGAGCAGGTCCTCGAGGTGGATCACGGCGCCCCACCGGAGGTGGGCGCGGACCTCGGCCGGGCAGAGGTCGGTGTCGGGCGTCAACCGGCGCAGCTCGGCGCGCCGGGTGGCGGTGGCGGCTGCGGTCCAGGCGATGGCGCCGAGACGGCGGGCCATGCCCCGCGCCACGTCGGGCTCGATCTCGAACACCGCGGTCAGGCGCTCTCCCAGGTCCGGCGGTGCGAGCCCCGCGAGCGGCGTGCCGGCGGTGGCGCACGGCGCGGCGCGGCGGGCCCGCTCCTCGGGCAGCAGCTTGAGGGCCTCGTCCACCGCCTCCTCGGCGGTGCTGCGCCACGTGGTGAGCTTGCCGCCGGCCACCGTCAGCGCGCCCTCCTCCTCCCAGATCTCTTCCTCGCGCGTCGCCTCGGACGGGTCGTCGGCGTGGGTGTCGAGGATCGGGCGCAGCCCGGCGAAGGCGCCGCGGATGTCGGCGCGGCCGAGGCGCCGGTCGGGGAAGGCGGCCATCGCTGCGCGCAGCAGGTAGTCGACCTCGGCCGCAGTCGGCCGCGGGTCGTCGAGCTCGCCCTTGTGGTAGTGGTCGGTGGTGCCGACCAGCACCCCCTCGGGGTGGGGGATCAGGAACACCGGCCGCCCGTCGTCGGGGGCGAGCAGGGTGACGGCGACCTCGATCGGGAGCCGGGAGCTGGGGATGATCAGGTGGCTGCCGCGCGACGGCCGCACCCGGGTGCCGGCCAGACCGAGGCGGTCGCGCAGGGCGTCGGTCCAGGCGCCCGTGGCGTTGATCACGACCCGCGCCCGCACCCGGTGCGAGCGCCCGTCGGTGAGGTCGTGCAGCGTCACCCCGGCCACCGCGCCGCCGGCGGGGCGCTCGGCGCCGGTGACCTCGCAGCGCGTCAGCAGCTGGGCGCCGTAGTGGTGGGCGGTGGCGGCCACCGCGAGGGTGAGCCGGGCGTCGTCGGCCATCGCGTCGCTGTAGATCAGGGCGCGGTCGAGCTCGCTGAGGGCGAGCCCGGGCGCCAGCGCCTGCAGCTCCCGGTCCTCGAGCTGGGCATGGCGGTCGGGCCGTCCGGTCAGCCGGTCGTACATCCAGAGCCCGACGTCGATCTGCCAGCCGGGAGTGCGGTCGCCGTGATAGGCGGGGTAGAGGAAGCGGATCGGGTGCACCAGGTGGGGGCTGAGGCCGAGCATGCGGTCGCGCTCGCGGCACGCCAGCCGGGTGACCCGGAACTGCATCTGCTTGAGGTAGCGCAGCCCGCCGTGGATCAGCTTGGACGAGCGCGACGAGGTCCCGGCGCCAACGTCGCCGCGCTCGACCAGCAGTGTGGCCAGACCCCGCTGGGCCGCATCGAGGGCGATGCCGCTGCCGGTGATGCCGGCGCCAACCACCACCAGGTCGAAGGTCTCGTCGAGGGCGGTGAGCGCCGTCTCGCGCCACTGCGGGTGGAACACCGTCACACCTCCAGCCGGTCCCCCGGGTCGAGCAGGACGTGCGGGTTGAGGGTGCCGTCGGGGTCCAGCTCGGCGGCGACGGTGGCGAGGACAAGCCGTCCGAGCCGGCCGGCCTCGGCCTCGAACCACGGCGCGTGCCACTGGCCGATGCCGTGGTGGTGGCTGAGGGTGGCGCCGGCATCGACCAGGGCCTGGCTGGCGGCGCGCTTGATGGCGGCCCAGCGGCCGATGGTCGCCTCGGGGTCGGCGGCGCAGCGGAAGAAGAAGGTGAAGTACAGGGAGGCCCCGTCGCGGTACGGGTGGGAGACGTGGCACATCACCGCCACCCGCCCACCTTCTCCGGCCAGCGCGCCGGCGATGGCGGCCCCCACCTGCTCGCGCGTCGCCGCGATCTCGGACCAGGGCGCCGCGGTCTCCAGGGTGTCGGTCGCCCAGCCGAGGTCGAGCAGCGACTCGCGCAGGTAGGGGTGGCGGAAGCGGTCGCGCAGCCAGTGGCGCCCCGGCCTCGCGCCGAGCGTCACTCCGCGGTGCTCCCGCGCGGCCGACCGGCCGCACAGCAGGATGTCGCGGACGCTCGACCGCTCGCCGGAGCTCCCGTAGAGCAGCAGGCAGGCATCGTCCCCGAGGCCGCGCAGGGCGAGATAGCGCCGGACCAGGGCGCCGGCGGTCGAGGCGGCGAGGCCGATCGCCATCGCCATCTGGGTTTCGAGCGCGTCGGACAGCCGGAGCAGCGTCAGCGGCACTCCGCTCACCACCAGCTCCCTGACCGCGGCGAGTCCGGCGTCGAGCCCGGGCATCAGCGCGGCCTCGACAACGGTCAGCTTGGGCCGCGCGCGGACGCGCAGCGTCGCCGACGTGATCACACCGAGGCGGCCCTCGCTGCCGAGCACGAGCTGGCGCAGGTCAGGGCCGGCCGCCGACGCCGGGCGCGCCGGAAGCCGCAGCCGGCCGGCCGGGGCCGCCAGCTCGAGGCCGGCGACCATGTCCTCGATGCGGCCGTAGCCCAGCGACTCCTGGCCGGCGGAGCGGGTGGCGATCCAGCCGCCGACGGTCGACAGCTCCCACGACTGGGGGAAGTGGCCGAGGGTCAGCCCGTGCTCGGCGAGGGCGCGCTCCACGGCGGGCCCGGTGGTGCCGGGGCCGAAGGTGGCGAGCCCGGAGACCGGGTCGAGCCGCTCGAGCCCGGCCATCCGCTCGAGGTCCAGGACCAGCACCGGCGCTGGATCGGGGACCACGTTGACGCCGCCGGTGACCGAGGTGCCGCCGCCCCACGGGATCACCCGCACCCCGGCGCGCCGGCACTCGTCGAGGATGGCGGTGACCGCGCCGGCGTCAGCCGGCCGGCAGACCCCGTCCGGCAGCGCCGGGATGAGGCCGCTGCGCAGGCGGATCACGTCCACGAGGCCCTGGCCCCGGCAGTGGGCGAGGCGGTCGAGAGGGTCGACGCTGACCTCGGACGCCAGCTGCGGGAGCGGCCGTGGCGGGAGCTCCGGCGGCTGCGCCGGACCGGCCGCGAGCGGGGGCCCGGACGGCCCGACCCGGCGCTCGAGCCACTCGAGGAGAGGCGCCGACGGCGGGTAGCGCTCGCCCTCGAAGCCCCAGCCGCCGATGCGCCGCACCCTGGATTGCATCAGGGGCAGAGTATATCGCCGCCTCGGTTCCCGTACCCGTGCCCGTTCCCGTTCCCGAACGACGCTCCAACCCCGTTGCCGTCCCCAGCACCGATCAACGACCGGGAACGCGGACGGGAACGGGAGCGGGAACGGGGGGCTCAGCCAGCGACCAACCGATCGACCTCGGCGAGCAGCCGGCGCACGCCCCCGTCGAAGACCTCCTCCGGCGGCAGCAGGCTCACAACAAGGTAGCCCTCGCCCGGCATCTCGAACAGGTAACCGGGGTGGACGGCGACCTCCGCTGTCTCGAGCAGGTGGATCGCGAGCTGCTCGTCATCGAGCAGCGACGGCACGCGCAGCACGGCGCTCCAGCCGCCCCCGGCCGGCAGCACCGTGACGGCGGCGGCCGCGCCGACCAGCTCACGCAGCCGGGCGAGGTTGGCGCGGCAACGGCCGGCGATCGCGCGCTGCAGCGCGAGGCCGCGGTCGAGCAGCTCGGGCGCCGCCAGCGCCACCGGCGTGCCCACCGACAGGTAGGCGTCGGCCACGTACTCGAGGCGGGCGAGCGCTTCCGGCAGCTCGCCGGCCGGGCCCGAGACCGCGATCCAGCCCAGCTTGAGTTGGGGCAGGCCGACACTCTTGGAGAGGCCGCCGAGGGAGAAGGTCAGGCAGGCCGAGCTCGCCGCGAACGACTGGTCCGACCCGGGCCCGCCATCGAGCGGGTAGGGCAGGAAGACCTCGTCGGCGATC harbors:
- a CDS encoding glycerol-3-phosphate dehydrogenase/oxidase, with protein sequence MFHPQWRETALTALDETFDLVVVGAGITGSGIALDAAQRGLATLLVERGDVGAGTSSRSSKLIHGGLRYLKQMQFRVTRLACRERDRMLGLSPHLVHPIRFLYPAYHGDRTPGWQIDVGLWMYDRLTGRPDRHAQLEDRELQALAPGLALSELDRALIYSDAMADDARLTLAVAATAHHYGAQLLTRCEVTGAERPAGGAVAGVTLHDLTDGRSHRVRARVVINATGAWTDALRDRLGLAGTRVRPSRGSHLIIPSSRLPIEVAVTLLAPDDGRPVFLIPHPEGVLVGTTDHYHKGELDDPRPTAAEVDYLLRAAMAAFPDRRLGRADIRGAFAGLRPILDTHADDPSEATREEEIWEEEGALTVAGGKLTTWRSTAEEAVDEALKLLPEERARRAAPCATAGTPLAGLAPPDLGERLTAVFEIEPDVARGMARRLGAIAWTAAATATRRAELRRLTPDTDLCPAEVRAHLRWGAVIHLEDLLLRRVRVGMWDPEQAVALLRPLRPILRTELGWEWRRWKNEEAGFLRALEGWTLAGIRAPSHPGERI
- a CDS encoding pyridoxal phosphate-dependent aminotransferase, whose product is MTSFSRRTPEDQRPNRLAAARARLGEPEFDLTESNPTRCRLPYPADLLGALADPRGLAYRPQPKGPLEARAAVARQYLRWGVEVPPEHIVLTASTSEAYGFLMRLLADPGDRLLVPTPSYPLFDQLARLESVSLFPYPLNADDGWRPDLGAIAGAPEGCRAVVVVHPNNPTGSFVAPDDAGRLAALCRGRGWALIADEVFLPYPLDGGPGSDQSFAASSACLTFSLGGLSKSVGLPQLKLGWIAVSGPAGELPEALARLEYVADAYLSVGTPVALAAPELLDRGLALQRAIAGRCRANLARLRELVGAAAAVTVLPAGGGWSAVLRVPSLLDDEQLAIHLLETAEVAVHPGYLFEMPGEGYLVVSLLPPEEVFDGGVRRLLAEVDRLVAG
- a CDS encoding FAD-binding oxidoreductase; amino-acid sequence: MQSRVRRIGGWGFEGERYPPSAPLLEWLERRVGPSGPPLAAGPAQPPELPPRPLPQLASEVSVDPLDRLAHCRGQGLVDVIRLRSGLIPALPDGVCRPADAGAVTAILDECRRAGVRVIPWGGGTSVTGGVNVVPDPAPVLVLDLERMAGLERLDPVSGLATFGPGTTGPAVERALAEHGLTLGHFPQSWELSTVGGWIATRSAGQESLGYGRIEDMVAGLELAAPAGRLRLPARPASAAGPDLRQLVLGSEGRLGVITSATLRVRARPKLTVVEAALMPGLDAGLAAVRELVVSGVPLTLLRLSDALETQMAMAIGLAASTAGALVRRYLALRGLGDDACLLLYGSSGERSSVRDILLCGRSAAREHRGVTLGARPGRHWLRDRFRHPYLRESLLDLGWATDTLETAAPWSEIAATREQVGAAIAGALAGEGGRVAVMCHVSHPYRDGASLYFTFFFRCAADPEATIGRWAAIKRAASQALVDAGATLSHHHGIGQWHAPWFEAEAGRLGRLVLATVAAELDPDGTLNPHVLLDPGDRLEV